One window of Triticum dicoccoides isolate Atlit2015 ecotype Zavitan chromosome 5A, WEW_v2.0, whole genome shotgun sequence genomic DNA carries:
- the LOC119301711 gene encoding WRKY transcription factor WRKY76-like yields MCCFWTMDTAPVCLDLMVGRPMDREPSLARCTGSRTEAGIASSACSRAPSMTNDEAKILEAKLTQVSEENPRLTEMIAYLYGNKVARQSPDGEGQQPASTAGSPTPPAGRKRSRDSMDASHSCDVEISNRNVGTGEAEHVDVDSPLSNGTCRRIKVKKVCTRIDPSDTSLVVKDGYQWRKYGQKVTRDNPSPRAYFRCAFAPSCPVKKKVQRSAEDSSVVEATYEGEHNHPRPTRAGELPGCTTQGGGSVPCSISINSSGPTITLDLTKNGGGVQVLDAGEAQPDMKKVCREVASPEFQRALVEQMARELTGDQKFTDALAAAILRKLPDY; encoded by the exons ATGTGTTGCTTCTGGACCATGGACACGGCGCCGGTCTGCCTCGACCTCATGGTCGGCCGTCCCATGGACCGCGAGCCGTCTCTGGCGAGGTGCACCGGAAGCAGAACCGAAGCCGGCATTGCTAGCTCGGCCTGTAGCAGAGCACCTTCCATGACCAACGACGAG GCTAAGATCCTGGAGGCGAAGCTGACGCAGGTGAGCGAGGAGAACCCGAGGCTCACGGAGATGATCGCCTACCTTTACGGCAACAAGGTCGCGCGCCAGAGCCCCGACGGCGAGGGCCAGCAGCCCGCCAGCACGGCCGGGTCGCCCACGCCGCCGGCGGGGAGAAAGAGGAGCCGGGACAGCATGGACGCCTCGCATTCTTGCGATGTGGAAATTAGCAACAGGAACGTAGGCACGGGCGAGGCCGAGCATGTCGATGTGGACAGCCCGCTGAGCAACGGCACTTGCCGGAGAATCAAGGTCAAGAAGGTCTGCACCAGGATCGACCCATCGGACACGAGCCTC GTGGTGAAAGATGGGTATCAATGGCGGAAGTACGGGCAGAAGGTGACACGGGACAACCCGTCCCCAAGGGCCTACTTCCGATGCGCCTTCGCGCCTTCCTGCCCTGTCAAGAAGAAGGTGCAGAGGAGCGCGGAGGACAGCTCGGTGGTGGAGGCGACGTACGAGGGCGAGCACAACCACCCGCGCCCCACGCGGGCCGGCGAGCTGCCGGGCTGCACCACGCAGGGCGGCGGCTCGGTGCCGTGCTCCATCTCCATCAACTCCTCCGGCCCGACCATCACGCTGGACCTCACCAAGAACGGGGGAGGCGTGCAGGTCTTGGATGCGGGGGAGGCGCAGCCGGACATGAAGAAGGTGTGCCGGGAGGTCGCGTCGCCAGAATTCCAGAGGGCGTTGGTGGAGCAGATGGCCCgcgagctcaccggcgaccaaAAGTTCACCGACGCACTCGCCGCGGCGATCCTGCGGAAGCTGCCGGATTATTAG
- the LOC119301712 gene encoding WRKY transcription factor WRKY76-like, with product MDTARRSPVCLDLMVGLPMVREPSPARCAGMRAEAHISSSACGRAASTTMTNGEARILEAKFTEVSEENRRLTEMIGYLYANNQNFGRQSPEGEGEQPASTAASPTSPVGKKRGRESPDTSDSGDANSDKKINMVEADHVDVESPLSNGTCRRIKVKKVCTRIDPSDTSLVVKDGYQWRKYGQKVTRDNPSPRAYFRCAFAPSCPVKKKVQRSAEDSSVVEATYEGEHNHPRPTRDGELPSCATQGGGSVPCSISINSSGPTITLDLTKNGGGVQVVEAGEAQPDLKKVCREVASPEFRAALVEQMARELTGDRKFTDALAAAILRKLPDY from the exons ATGGACACGGCGCGGCGCTCGCCGGTCTGCCTCGACCTCATGGTCGGCCTTCCCATGGTCCGCGAGCCGTCTCCGGCGAGGTGCGCCGGAATGAGAGCCGAAGCTCACATTTCTAGCTCGGCCTGTGGCAGAGCAGCTTCCACCACCATGACCAACGGCGAG GCCAGGATCCTGGAGGCCAAGTTCACGGAGGTGAGCGAGGAGAACAGAAGGCTCACCGAGATGATCGGCTACCTGTACGCTAATAACCAGAATTTCGGGCGACAGAGCCCCGAAGGCGAGGGCGAGCAGCCCGCGAGTACTGCCGCGTCGCCGACATCGCCGGTGGGCAAGAAAAGGGGCAGGGAGAGCCCGGACACGTCGGATTCCGGCGATGCCAACAGCGACAAGAAGATAAACATGGTCGAGGCCGATCATGTCGACGTCGAGAGCCCGCTGAGCAACGGCACTTGCCGGAGAATCAAGGTTAAGAAGGTCTGCACCCGGATCGACCCATCGGACACGAGCCTT GTGGTGAAAGATGGGTATCAATGGCGGAAGTACGGGCAGAAGGTCACACGAGACAACCCGTCCCCCAGAGCCTACTTCCGATGCGCCTTCGCACCGTCCTGCCCTGTCAAGAAGAAG GTGCAGAGAAGCGCGGAGGACAGCTCTGTGGTGGAGGCGACGTACGAGGGCGAACACAACCACCCGCGCCCCACGCGGGACGGCGAGCTGCCGAGCTGCGCAACGCAGGGCGGCGGCTCGGTGCCATGCTCCATCTCCATCAACTCCTCCGGCCCGACCATCACGCTGGACCTCACCAAGAACGGGGGAGGCGTGCAGGTCGTCGAGGCAGGGGAGGCGCAACCGGACCTGAAGAAGGTGTGCCGGGAGGTCGCGTCGCCGGAGTTCCGGGCGGCTCTGGTGGAGCAGATGGCCCGCGAGCTCACCGGCGACCGGAAGTTCACGGACGCGCTCGCCGCCGCGATCCTGCGGAAGCTGCCGGATTATTAG